The proteins below are encoded in one region of Apium graveolens cultivar Ventura chromosome 4, ASM990537v1, whole genome shotgun sequence:
- the LOC141717714 gene encoding uncharacterized protein LOC141717714: protein MSRAVLPKHVAAVVKYQKDPKRALEMFNFVKNEDGFKHNLLTYKSMIDKLGFHGEFEAMETLLEEMRMNIDNSLFEGVYISAMKHYGKKGKLQEAIDVFEKMDFYNCEPSVQSYNTIMNILVECGYYNQAHKVYMRMKDKRVVPDVYSFTIRIKSFCKTSRPHAALRLLNNIPTQGCEVNAVAYCTVVGGLFQENFEVEAFELFDEMLRLGVIPDISTFNKLLHKLCKKGNVRGSERLLDKVFKRGVSPNLFTFNIFIQGFSRSGFIHEASRVMDGVTKAGLSPDLVTYNTLICGLCKNNKVVEAECYLHQMVNMGYEPDAFTYNTIISGYCKLSRATDAHNILNDAIYKGFKPDEFTYCSLINGFCQEGDIERSVNMFKQALVKGLKPTIIIYNTLIKALSQQGLILQALELMTEMPEKGCDPTIWTYNLVINGLCKMGCVSDASNLMNDAMVKGVLPDIFTFNTLIDGYCKQLKMSNAIELVNNMWDHGIIPDVITYNTVLNGLCKTAKSNDVIEMFNAMVEKGFVPNIITYNTLIESLCKARNLEGAQDLLKGMENNGLTPDIISFGTLISGYSENGDLEGAYMLFQSIEKQYKFCHTSATFNIMINAFSQKLRLDTAEKLYNEMSAKGYPPDNYTYRCLIDGFCKVGNIDVAYKYLLKNIDEGFMPSLTTFGRVINCLCVKNRVHEAVGLIRIMVSMGIVPDTVNTIFEADKRVVAAPKIVVEDLLKKSHITYYAYELLHDGVRDKKQKMKSDSSKGLKKGRTTLMKARLPK from the coding sequence ATGAGTCGAGCTGTACTTCCTAAACATGTAGCTGCTGTTGTAAAATACCAAAAAGACCCGAAAAGGGCACTTGAAATGTTCAATTTTGTTAAAAATGAAGATGGTTTTAAGCACAATTTGTTAACTTACAAGAGTATGATTGATAAGCTTGGATTTCATGGTGAATTTGAGGCTATGGAAACATTGTTAGAGGAGATGAGGATGAATATAGATAATAGTTTGTTTGAAGGAGTGTATATTAGTGCTATGAAACATTAtggtaagaaagggaagcttcAAGAAGCGATTGATGTGTTCGAAAAAATGGATTTTTATAATTGCGAGCCGTCTGTTCAGTCGTATAACACGATTATGAATATTCTTGTTGAATGTGGGTATTATAATCAAGCTCATAAAGTGTATATGAGAATGAAAGATAAGAGGGTTGTTCCGGATGTGTATAGTTTTACGATTAGGATTAAGTCGTTTTGTAAGACAAGTAGGCCTCATGCTGCGTTAAGGTTGCTCAATAATATACCTACTCAAGGGTGTGAGGTGAATGCAGTTGCGTATTGTACAGTAGTAGGAGGTTTATTTCAAGAGAATTTTGAGGTAGAGGCATTTGAATTGTTTGATGAAATGCTTAGACTAGGTGTCATTCCAGACATTTCTACATTTAATAAGCTTCTGCACAAGCTATGTAAGAAGGGAAATGTCCGGGGAAGTGAAAGACTTCTTGATAAGGTTTTTAAGAGAGGGGTGTCGCCAAATTTGTTTACATTTAATATATTTATTCAAGGCTTTAGCAGAAGTGGGTTCATTCATGAGGCTTCTAGGGTCATGGATGGTGTGACCAAAGCAGGTTTAAGTCCTGACCTTGTCACATATAATACATTAATATGTGGTTTGTGCAAGAACAATAAGGTTGTTGAAGCTGAGTGCTATCTGCATCAAATGGTGAATATGGGGTATGAGCCTGATGCTTTTACATACAATACAATTATCAGTGGTTATTGCAAACTGAGCAGGGCAACAGATGCACATAATATTCTGAATGATGCAATTTACAAGGGCTTTAAGCCTGATGAATTCACATACTGTTCTCTCATTAATGGATTTTGCCAGGAGGGTGACATAGAAAGGTCGGTGAACATGTTTAAGCAAGCTTTGGTGAAAGGCCTAAAGCCTACTATTATTATCTACAACACACTAATTAAAGCTTTGTCTCAACAAGGACTAATCTTGCAAGCCTTGGAACTGATGACTGAGATGCCAGAGAAGGGATGTGATCCTACTATATGGACTTATAATCTGGTTATAAATGGGTTGTGCAAGATGGGTTGTGTATCTGATGCTAGCAACCTCATGAATGATGCTATGGTCAAAGGGGTTCTTCCTGACATTTTTACCTTCAACACTTTGATAGATGGTTACTGCAAACAGTTAAAGATGAGCAACGCAATCGAGCTTGTTAACAACATGTGGGACCATGGCATTATTCCCGATGTGATTACATATAACACAGTGCTGAATGGTCTCTGCAAGACTGCAAAGTCTAATGATGTAATAGAAATGTTTAATGCAATGGTGGAGAAGGGGTTTGTTCCAAACATTATCACATACAACACGCTTATAGAAAGCCTATGTAAAGCTAGGAACTTGGAAGGAGCTCAAGACTTGCTTAAGGGCATGGAAAACAATGGCCTGACACCAGATATAATAAGTTTTGGAACATTGATTAGTGGGTATTCGGAGAATGGGGATTTGGAAGGGGCATATATGCTCTTCCAAAGCATAGAAAAACAATATAAGTTTTGTCATACGTCAGCAACATTTAATATCATGATAAATGCATTTTCTCAGAAGCTTAGATTAGATACCGCAGAAAAGCTCTATAATGAGATGAGTGCTAAGGGATACCCCCCTGATAATTACACCTATCGTTGCCTGATTGATGGCTTCTGCAAAGTAGGAAATATTGATGTTGCATATAAATACCTTCTCAAAAATATTGATGAGGGATTCATGCCATCACTCACAACGTTTGGGCGGGTAATAAATTGTCTGTGTGTAAAGAACAGGGTACATGAGGCAGTTGGTCTCATCCGTATTATGGTGAGCATGGGCATTGTCCCTGATACCGTGAACACAATTTTTGAGGCAGATAAAAGGGTGGTGGCAGCACCCAAGATTGTTGTCGAAGACCTGTTGAAGAAGAGTCATATAACTTATTATGCATATGAGCTCCTACATGATGGCGTCAGAGATAAGAAACAAAAAATGAAAAGTGATTCAAGCAAGGGTTTGAAAAAAGGGCGTACTACTTTGATGAAAGCTCGACTGCCAAAATAG
- the LOC141717715 gene encoding LOW QUALITY PROTEIN: pentatricopeptide repeat-containing protein At1g74600, chloroplastic (The sequence of the model RefSeq protein was modified relative to this genomic sequence to represent the inferred CDS: deleted 1 base in 1 codon), with product MKAFVIKKLEIKFSTWGCFKFFNSLAFAESSSVSSKYQKIESFFNPLQLFDEWSKSRKYTLSDTKCLHAHLLKCYEMHKDPFFANSLVDFYFKSGCLGYAVKVFDEIPEINVVSWNIMVSGYNENMLYEDSWRVFCKMHSLGFVANQFTYGGVISACCSLQNYVCGEQIYGLVMKNGFFSNGYVRAGTIDLFAKSGCFEDALRVFYDVFCDSNVVCWNAIISGAVKNKESLVALNLFKQMCHGFLLPNSFTFSSILTACTALEELDLGRGVQGWVIKCGAGEDIFVSTAIIDMYAKCGDMDEARKEFWCMPIRNVVSWTAMISGYVQKGNSISALQLFNEMRKFRVETNKYTITSVIAACANLGMITEAQQIHSLIFRIGLYTDLAINTSLISMYSKIGAISLAELVFKEAEKKHVDAWAGMISACAKHGSSESAITLFRRMFEECLRPNKFSTSSVLSIVENVNLGRQIHCFSLKEGLLEDVSVGSSLSTMYSKCGCLDESYKVFEQIVQKDNVSWASMIAGYAEHGCAYEAIQLFKEMLSVKAKPDDKTLIAVLTALSALHMLKTGKEIHAYALRRDHGKHAVAGGALVNMYSKSGALHLAWNTFEMMPAKDQVACSSLVSGLAQNGSIEDSLNLFHYMLITDLGIDSFTMSSLVGAAARLNIQGVGIQLHTHIIKLGLESDVSVGSSLVMMYSKFGNINDCRGAFDHIQKPDVISWTAIITSYALHGRGDEALTLYDLMKESGIKPDSVTYVGVLSACSHSGLVEEGYFHLNSMTKDYGIAPGHRHYACMVDLLGRSGKLEEAKRFIDEMPIKPDALVWATLLSSCKLHGDAELGRLAAEKAIELEPADAGAYISISNICADIGQWDEVVKIRSEMKQTGLKKEHGWSYA from the exons ATGAAAGCTTTTGTAATAAAAAAATTGGAGATTAAATTTTCAACTTGGGGTTGTTTCAAATTCTTTAACTCTCTTGCCTTTGCAGAAAGCTCATCAGTTAGTAGTAAATATCAAAAAATTGAGTCTTTTTTTAACCCTTTACAGCTTTTTGATGAGTGGAGCAAATCAAGAAAATATACACTCAGTGACACCAAATGCTTACATGCCCATTTGCTTAAATGTTATGAAATGCATAAAGATCCTTTCTTTGCTAATTCTTTGGTGGATTTTTACTTCAAATCTGGTTGTTTGGGTTATGCAGtgaaggtgtttgatgaaattcCTGAGATAAATGTTGTTTCTTGGAATATAATGGTTTCGGGTTACAATGAGAATATGTTGTATGAGGATTCTTGGAGAGTGTTTTGTAAAATGCATTCTTTGGGTTTTGTTGCTAATCAGTTTACTTATGGAGGTGTGATTTCCGCCTGTTGCTCGTTGCAGAATTATGTGTGTGGGGAGCAGATTTATGGGCTTGTCATGAAAAATGGGTTCTTTTCGAATGGGTATGTTAGAGCTGGAACTATTGATTTATTTGCTAAAAGTGGTTGCTTTGAGGATGCGTTACGGGTTTTTTATGATGTATTTTGTGATAGTAATGTGGTTTGTTGGAATGCTATCATTTCCGGAGCTGTTAAAAATAAGGAGAGCTTGGTTGCGTTAAATCTTTTTAAACAGATGTGTCACGGGTTTTTATTGCCAAATAGTTTTACGTTTTCTAGTATTTTAACGGCTTGCACTGCACTCGAAGAACTTGATCTTGGTAGAGGGGTTCAAGGGTGGGTGATTAAATGTGGTGCTGGAGAAGATATCTTTGTATCTACTGCTATCATTGATATGTATGCAAAATGTGGGGATATGGACGAAGCCAGGAAGGAGTTTTGGTGTATGCCGATCCGTAATGTAGTATCTTGGACCGCCATGATCTCTGGTTATGTACAGAAAGGAAACTCTATATCTGCTCTTCAATTGTTTAATGAAATGAGAAAATTTAGAGTGGAAACAAATAAGTATACAATCACTAGTGTGATTGCTGCTTGTGCTAACCTAGGTATGATTACGGAGGCTCAACAAATCCATTCTTTGATATTCCGTATTGGGTTGTATACAGATTTAGCTATAAACACTTCTTTAATTAGTATGTACTCAAAAATAGGAGCAATTAGTTTAGCTGAATTGGTGTTCAAAGAGGCCGAAAAGAAGCATGTTGACGCATGGGCAGGTATGATATCTGCTTGTGCTAAGCATGGGAGTTCTGAAAGTGCAATCACTTTATTCCGAAGAATGTTCGAGGAGTGTTTAAGACCTAATAAGTTTAGTACTTCTAGTGTCTTGAGTATTGTAGAAAATGTGAATCTGGGTAGACAGATTCACTGCTTTAGTCTTAAAGAAGGGTTGCTCGAGGATGTTTCTGTAGGGAGTTCGCTTTCCACTATGTACTCAAAATGTGGCTGTTTAGATGAGTCTTACAAAGTCTTTGAACAAATTGTGCAGAAAGATAATGTCTCGTGGGCTTCAATGATTGCTGGCTATGCAGAACATGGCTGCGCATATGAAGCCATTCAGTTGTTTAAGGAAATGCTATCTGTCAAGGCTAAACCTGATGACAAGACCTTAATAGCTGTTCTCACCGCATTATCTGCTCTCCATATGCTAAAGACCGGTAAGGAAATTCATGCTTATGCCCTCCGTCGAGATCATGGTAAGCAT GCAGTTGCTGGTGGTGCACTAGTAAATATGTACTCCAAATCTGGTGCTCTACATTTGGCATGGAATACTTTTGAGATGATGCCTGCAAAAGATCAGGTCGCGTGTTCTTCCTTGGTTTCTGGTTTAGCTCAAAATGGTTCAATTGAAGATTCACTTAATCTGTTCCATTATATGCTGATAACTGATCTGGGAATCGACTCCTTTACAATGTCATCTCTTGTTGGAGCTGCTGCACGTTTAAATATTCAGGGCGTTGGGATACAATTACATACTCATATTATAAAACTAGGATTGGAATCCGATGTTTCAGTCGGCAGTTCCCTAGTTATGATGTATTCAAAATTTGGAAATATCAATGACTGCCGCGGGGCATTTGATCATATACAGAAACCTGACGTGATCAGTTGGACAGCCATTATTACAAGTTATGCCTTGCATGGAAGAGGTGATGAGGCTTTGACACTATATGACCTTATGAAAGAATCAGGAATTAAACCCGATTCAGTAACTTATGTTGGTGTTTTATCTGCATGTAGCCACAGTGGTTTAGTTGAAGAAGGCTACTTTCATCTAAATTCAATGACCAAAGACTATGGGATTGCACCAGGTCATCGACATTATGCATGTATGGTAGATCTTCTTGGTCGTTCAGGAAAACTGGAAGAGGCAAAAAGATTTATAGATGAGATGCCTATTAAACCCGATGCTTTAGTCTGGGCAACCCTACTTTCCTCTTGCAAACTGCATGGTGATGCTGAGCTTGGAAGGCTAGCAGCTGAAAAGGCTATTGAGTTGGAGCCAGCCGATGCTGGAGCTTATATCTCAATATCGAACATCTGTGCTGATATAGGTCAGTGGGATGAAGTTGTGAAGATCAGAAGTGAGATGAAACAAACTGGCCTAAAGAAAGAGCATGGATGGAGCTATGCATAA